A stretch of the Dioscorea cayenensis subsp. rotundata cultivar TDr96_F1 chromosome 4, TDr96_F1_v2_PseudoChromosome.rev07_lg8_w22 25.fasta, whole genome shotgun sequence genome encodes the following:
- the LOC120259124 gene encoding transmembrane protein 18, with the protein MEDLRSALKEHADLAAHLFEKFSNELRTGFQPAYENFIGFFHAIDWKEPWLVCLIAFHVTLMLVVILSRRRINFQLCLFFLAFSGVYLAEKINSLLGKNWEKFAGQNYFDPNGLFISVLWSGPLLIATIIILVNTLLTLCQLIVKWKRAELRHRARLSRKQD; encoded by the exons ATGGAGGATCTCAGATCCGCTCTGAAGGAGCACGCGGATCTCGCAGCGCATCTCTTCGAGAAGTTCTCCAACGAGCTCCGCACTGGATTCCAGCCGGCGTACGAGAACTTTATCGGTTTCTTTCACGCCATTGATTGGAAG GAGCCTTGGTTGGTGTGCTTGATTGCTTTTCATGTTACTTTGATGCTGGTGGTCATCTTGTCCAGGAGAAGGATCAATTTTCAGCTCTGCTTGTTCTTTCTGGCAT TTTCCGGAGTGTATCTTGCTGAAAAGATAAACAGCCTATTGGGGAAAAACTGGGAGAAATTTGCAGGCCAGAACTATTTTGATCCTAACGGATTGTTCATCTCCGTCCTCTGGTCTGGACCTCTTCTCATTGCAACGATCATTATTCTG GTGAACACACTGCTAACATTGTGCCAACTCATCGTGAAGTGGAAAAGAGCAGAACTCCGGCACAGAGCTCGTCTTTCCCGCAAACAAGACtag